The sequence AATACAATTTTTCTTGTGGTCAAAAGTTTATTCTTGCACTTTGCTTTTACTTTCCTCGATACGATCGCATCCACCGTCAATCACGTAAAAACAACACAATAAGAAGAGGATGACATAAAAATGACATCTGGCCCTGAAGCTGAGCTTGCCGAGGAGCGTCCATACGGTTAAGTTTGATaatctacactgataaaaatttgcacgatcgactcatatgtaaacaccaccaatttaatatgcttttccatttcaatacataaccgaagcgatttgtttcaagatttcattgcaaattcactaagaggCGAGATTGGATTActtttcacttagctttgatgtgtttttcttcGGATATGATGTGTGTTCGGGACAACACCTTCGGCAACACTGCCGGCGGCCGATGCGGTGGATGTGGTTGACGTATAGACCGGCGGCGGCTAAACTGGGCCGATATGACGTACGATCGGTGTGAGGCAGAATGAAAAGGTAAACAAAGTTTGGAACAGCAGCACGTTGGGAAGATTAAATTTGTTTGATTTGCTAAAATTATAAGTTTAATCATTGTTTTGCGATTAAAATCGAAGTTATTATCAGTTATCGATTGCTGGTATTTAAATAATTAGCAGGTAAATGGTGATCTAGTGAGATTAAACATCGTTACTAattatgctaatctaaaatagtaCGGACGGAGATAATAAAAGTACGGTAGAAGTACGGAACAGTTGGCGGAAATATTAAGAAGTTTTCCACTGTTAGGGTGAGTTAAAACTTAAAAATAAGGTAAAATAGACATTACAAAACAAGCTAAAATATTTATGCAGGATCGCAGTACTGGCTGTGCATTCGTTAAAAAGGGAAAGAAGCCTAAAAAGAGGAGAAGAAAACTAATCGTAAGTAAAGTGAAGAACATGTAACATAACCTAGAAGCTaaagttaaattaaaattgcAGCTTTGATCTGCATCTGAAACGGGCAGATTCATCGAAAGTTTTACTTGGTGTAAATCCGAACAAAATCAAAGGATTAATCGGACCAGTTCTCGAAGGATGGCTTCGGATTCCCTGATGAACGAATCGTTGGCGACTTGCCTGATGTGTGGCGGTCCGGAAGAGGATGATACCCACATGGTGAGCTGCAACGAGTGCAAACTGTGGGCGCATTTCAAGTGCGCAAAAGTTACCGAAGAGGTAAAAAAGGTGGATTGGTATTGCCATAAGTGTATAGCATCACGAGATTCACTGTTGGACGTACCGAAGCCGAAGAAAGGCTCGAAGAAGGGCTCTAAGAAGGGCGATACGGATTCAGTTCACAGCGCAGGATCTTCGGTTGCCAAGCACGTTGAGCAACTAGAGCAGGAGCACAAAGAGCGAGAGGAAGCTATGTTCAACGACTTGACAATACGAACGAAGAAACTGGAATTGAGCCGTAAGCTGAAACAAAAGCAACTGCTGCTTGAGAAGGAGATGCGTGAAAAGGAGCTCGAATTGGAGCGCGAGATGCAAGATCTTCAGCTGAAGCAAGAGCAGGAATTGCTAGACCGACAGCTGGCCGCGGAGAAGGAGTTCTTTGAGAAGAGACAAGAAATTCGGCGGAAGAGGGAAGAGAGCCTGCAGAAGGTCAAAGAGTCATCGGACAAACCGGCCACTGGCGGAGGTAAACCGGCCGGCAAGGCGGGCAAGGGTGGCAAACTGGTTCTGGCAGGTGGAGCTGGTGTGAGCGAGAAAAAGCCGAACATTCCAGCTGGTTCGGCAAGCCTGGTACAAAGCTGGCTCTTGGAGCACCTTCTGAAGGGCAATCAGCTACCGGAAGAACAGCCGGAAGAGTCTGAATCGTCCGACAGTGAGGAGGACGAAACGGATGATGATTCGGAGGAAGATTCTGATCCGGAAGAAGCACGTCGACCGGATGAACCAGAACTTTCAAAGCCGGCACCAAGCACAGTCGGGTCGAAGAGAAGCAGTGGACACGGGCCGGGGCCGCATGTAAAGGTGACGAAAGACCAACTAGCAGCTCGGCAGGGTGCTTCAAGACATCTGCCAACGTTCAGTGGTGAACCGGAGGTATGGCCGCTGTTTATTAGCAGCTTCGAGTACTCGACTGAAGCGTGCGGATATACGAACATCGACAACCTGAAACGGTTGCAAGACAGTTTGAAGGGGAATGCCCTCGAAGCTGTGCGTAGCCGACTGATACTTCCGGCAAGTGTTCCGGATGTCATCAACGATCTGCGCAACTTATTCGGGAATCCGCAGAAGCTGCTGAAGACGCTGATGGCGAAAGTACGGAACGCGCCAGCACCCAGAATCGACCGTTTGGAATCCTTCATACACTTCGGGATTACGGTCAAACAGCTCTGCGATCATTTGGAAGCTGCTGGATTGAAAAAGCACCTGAGCAATCCAATGTTGGTCGACGAGCTGGTAGAGAAGTTGCCCACCAGTTACAAGCTGGACTGGGTAAGATATAAACGAGGCAAACGCGGTGCTTCGCTGAAGACGTTCTCCGGTTTTATGCAGGACATAGTGGCAGACGTGTCCGAGGTATCGGATTTTCCCAGTTGTTCGCGAAGTGAACCGGCGCGTACTGGAAAAGAGAAATCCCGGAAGAAGGAGTTTGTACATCTGCACGATGACTCTAAGAAGGAAGAGCAGAAACCTTCGGAAAGTTCGGAAAGTTCCGGCAAGCCGTGCTGGTATTGTAAGCGTACCGATCATAGGGTTCGGGCTTGCGACGACTTCAAGAAGATGAACGTTTCCGAACGGTTGAAAGCAGTGGAGAAGCTGAAGCTCTGTACGCTCTGCCTGAGTAATCACGGCAACAGCCGCTGTAACTTCAAGCTGCGATGTACCGTGAAGGACTGTGGTGGAAATCACCACCATCTCTTGCATCGTAGAGAAGAGTCGGTGCAGTTGATGGAAGTAGCGTGCAATTCGCACAGCGTACACCGTACCGTGATATTCCGTATGGTTCCAGTGACGCTGATCGTGGGAAAGTTAGCTGTGAGAACGTTAGCTTTTCTGGATGAAGGATCGACTACTACGCTGATGGAGGAGAGGATTGCTGGAAAGCTTAAGGCGAAGGGCAAGGCTGAACCCTTGATAGTATCATGGACCGGTGATATAAAACGCCACGAAAATGGCTCCCGTATAATAAACCTGCAGATCACGGCAAACGGAAGCAGTGAGCCGTTGCCACTGAAGAACGTGCGTACGGTGTCGAAGTTGATGTTGCCGAAGCAGAACGTAAAGTTTGCGGACGTTACAGCACGATATCCGCACCTAGCGGGTTTATCGGTAGCTGATCATTCGTCGGAGGAGCCGGCGATCCTGATTGGGCTGGACAACCTGCATTTGTTTGCGCCATTGGAGTCCCGGGTTGGTAAAGCTGGCGAACCAATTGCCGTGCGGTCGGAGTTGGGTTGGACGGTGTATGGTCCGGAGAAACAGAAGCCATATGCCGAAACGTTCCTCAATCTTCACGTTGCGAAACCAGCAAGTAACCAGGAGCTCCACGATATGATGCGAGAACAGTACGTGCTGGATGAGGTGGGCGTCACTTCGTTTGGAGTACCGGAGTCAGTGGAGGACCAGCGTGCTCGAGCGATCTTGCAGACTACGACGGCGAGAGTAGGCGATCGTTTCCAGACTGGTCTCTTATGGCGCGAAGACGAACGACGATTCCCCGACAGTTATCCGATGGCTGTGCGTCGAATGAAGGCGCTCGAGAGAAAGCTGGAGAAAGACAGTGGACTCAAAGAGAATGTGTGCAGGCAGATTGATGAATATCAAGCCAAGGGATACGCACATAAAGCTACGACGCAGGAGCTTGCAGAAATACCGAGTACAGTAGCTTGGTATCTGCCGCTAAACGTCGTACTGAACCCTCGAAAACCGGATAAGGTACGATTGGTATGGGATGCTGCGGCATCTGTCAACGGTGTGTCGCTCAACACGGAGCTGTTGAAAGGGCCGGATATGCTAGTCTCGCTTCCCGGCGTCATTAGTCGCTTTCGCGAGAGACCGGTTGCCTTCGGAGGTGACATTGCCGAAATGTACCATCAGATCCGGGTCAGACCGGAAGACAAATCTGCCCAGCGCTTCCTGTTTCGGAAGGATCCGGAAGAAAACCCGCAGGTGTACATGATGGATGTACTTACGTTCGGGTCGACGTGCTCTCCCTGCTCGGCACAGTACGTGAAGAATCTAAACGCTGAGCAGTATTCGGCAGAATTCCCGGAAGCAGCGGAGGCGATCCTTCATCGTCACTACGTGGACGATTATTACGACAGTACGGATACAGTCGAAGACGCGATCAGGCGAGCGAAGGAGGTGCAGTATATTCACGATCACGGAGGATTTCACATCAGGAACTGGGTGTCAAACTCCAAGGCGTTTCTCGATGAACTGGGTGAGCGGAAAACGAGCGCAAGCGTACACTTCAACCGGGACAAAACCACCGAGTACGAACGTGTCTTGGGCATCGTCTGGGAGCCGGAGCAGGATGTATTCTCCTTCGCTACATCTTCTAACACGGGGCTCCAAGAAGCTGTGCAGAGCGGAGAGCGCCCAACTAAAAGGAAGGTGCTAAGCTGTGTGATGGCGCTGTTCGACCCACTAGGTCTTCTGTCGCCGTTCACGGTGCTGGGACGAATGCTGGTCCAAGACATTTGGCGACATGGCTGTGACTGGGACGAATGTATCGACAATGTATCCCACCAGAAGTGGACACGCTGGTCCGGCTTGCTATCGGACATCGAGCGGTTTAAAATTCCGCGGTCGTACTTTGGAAGTGCGAAGTCAGGTGAAATCGAAGATGTGCAGCTGCATATATTCACGGATGCCAGCGAAACAGCGTACGGCTGCGTGGCATACTTTCGAGCAGTGATTGGAGGCGAAGTCAGGTGTGCCCTGGTTATGAGTCGGTCAAAGGTGGCACCACTGAAGCAACTGTCAATCCCACGACTAGAGCTTCAAGGTGCGGTTTTGGGAGCAAGGCTGGCACAAACGGTTCAGCAAAATCACAGCCTCCGAATCAGCAAACAGTTCTTTTGGACTGACTCGCAAACTGTTTTGTCCTGGATCCGTTCCGACCAACGCAGATACAAACAGTTTGTCGGATTTCGGATAGGGGAGATTATGAGCTTGACGAAGCTCACTGAATGGTGTTGGGTGCCGACGAAGTTAAACGTCGCAGACCAATTGACCAAGTGGGGCAAAGACCTGGAACTACTTTCGGACAGTTCCTGGGTACGAGGCCCAAACTTTTTATACGAGAAGGAAGAAGATTGGCCGAGGAAAAGTATGCCGCCGGCGAATACGGCGGAAGAGTTGCGGGTACATCTGCTTTTGCACGACGTGGCAGTAGCGGAAAGCTTGCTCGACTTTCGTCGATTTTCGAAGTGGACAGTGCTCGTACGAACCATGGCGACGGTGTATCGGTTTATATCGAATTGCAGAAGGAAGGCCAAGGGTTTGCCGACCGAGACGTTGAGGTCAACGGAAGGCCAGAAACCGACGACCACGAAGAAGGCAATCCGATCGATCCGTGTACCGTTGCGGCAGGAAGAGTATCAGAAGGCAGAGCGGTCGGTGCTGAAGATGGCGCAAGTCGAAGCATACATCGATGAGTTGAAGGTTCTGCTGAAGAATAGAGACCGTCCTACCAGTCAATGGCAGACGGTGGAAAAATCCAGTGCGTTGCACAGGCTAACTCCTTTAGTCGAAGAAGATGGCTTGATTCGTATGGAAGGGCGTTCCGCAAATGCGGAGTTTCTTCCGTTCGACTTGCGGTTTCCAGTCATAGTTCCGGACGAGCATCCAGTTGCGAAGCTTCTAGTGGAACACTACCATAAGCGGTTTGGTCACGGGTACCGCGATACGGTGAAGAACGAGTTGAGGCAGCGATTTCACATTCCGAAAATCAACGCAGTAGTTCGGAAGGTAACATCGTGCTGTGTCTGGTGCAGGGTACATCGCAGTCGTCCACAGGCTCCTCGAATGGCTCCGTTGCCGGTACAAAGGCTGACTCCATATCTCCGAGCGTTCAGTTACGTCGGTGTCGACTATCTGGGTCCCTTCGAGGTGACGGTTGGTCGCAGAAAGGAGAAAAGATGGGTCGTCTTGTTCACCTGCCTGGTGATCAGAGCCGTGCACGTGGAAGTGGCGCATAGTTTGACAACGCAGTCCTGTTTGATGGCGATTAGACGGTTTATTTGTCGGCGCGGAACTCCCATAGAGTTCTTCTCAGACAACGGTACAAATCTACGAGGAGCAAGCAAGGAAATCGTTGGGATCTGTTACACCATCGGATTGGATTGTGCCGACGAATTTACGAACGCGCAAACCAAATGGACGTTCAATCCACCCGCTGCCCCCCACATGGGAGGCGTGTGGGAGCGGCTTGTACGGTCCATCAAAGAAGCACTGCAGGCGTTGAACAACGGGCGACGGTTGACTGATGAAATCTTGCAGACGTCCATCGTTGAAGCTGAAGAGATGGTGAATTCTCGACCACTCACTTACGTTTCGGAACAATCTTCGGAAGCAGAAGTACTGACACCCAACAAGTTCCTGCGAAACTTCTCTCCGATCGACCGGGATGCACTGCCATCGCCGGTGAAAGCAGCAGAAGCTCTTCGGGACTCGTTTAAAAGGTCTCAAGAACTAGCTGAGGAGATGTGGAAGCGCTGGATTACGGAGTACATTCCGACCGTGAACCAGAGAACGAAGTGGTTCAAGGAATCCAGGCCGTTAAAAGCGGGTGATTTGGTGTATGTAGTCGAAGGAACAAGTCGGAAGTCATGGGTTCGCGGAATAGTGGAACAACCGATCGTCGCTGGTGATGGGAGAATACGACAAGCGTTGGTACGCACCAAAAATGGTGTATTCAAGCGTGCGGCAGTCAATCTAGCGGTGTTGGAGCTGGATGATGGTAACACTGGATTGGAAACGGGTTCCCAACCAGGATTACGGGCCGGGGAAATGTTCGGGACAACACCTTCGGCAACACTGCCGGCGGCCGATGCGGTGGATGTGGTTGACGTATAGACCGGCGGCGGCTAAACTGGGCCGATATGACGTACGATCGGTGTGAGGCAGAATGAAAAGGTAAACAAAGTTTGGAACAGCAGCACGTTGGGAAGATTAAATTTGTTTGATTTGCTAAAATTATAAGTTTAATCATTGTTTTGCGATTAAAATCGAAGTTATTATCAGTTATCGATTGCTGGTATTTAAATAATTAGCAGGTAAATGGTGATCTAGTGAGATTAAACATCGTTACTAattatgctaatctaaaatagtaCGGACGGAGATAATAAAAGTACGGTAGAAGTACGGAACAGTTGGCGGAAATATTAAGAAGTTTTCCACTGTTAGGGTGAGTTAAAACTTAAAAATAAGGTAAAATAGACATTACAAAACAAGCTAAAATATTTATGCAGGATCGCAGTACTGGCTGTGCATTCGTTAAAAAGGGAAAGAAGCCTAAAAAGAGGAGAAGAAAACTAATCGTAAGTAAAGTGAAGAACATGTAACATAACCTAGAAGCTaaagttaaattaaaattgcAGCTTTGATCTGCATCTGAAACGGGCAGATTCATCGAAAGTTTTACTTGGTGTAAATCCGAacaatgtgttttgctattgaatcgaactatatgtgttaaacatttcattttctagtgggtatgagtacagcacaaatgtatatgcaaaacacttgaatcggtcaactctgtttcaattgaagtctatgtggaaaacaatgtggcattcacatgaaatgcatatagaacCTAAAGATATCGATATATCTGATCGTTTTATGTGCATTTCATATAAATGTAGCATGATTGCCACTAAatagtttttacactcattttatgagttaagtgtatattttcatgaatttcatgtgttctataAGCAGGGATagatcaaatgctttgcacatgatgctagcgtgtAAATAATTTTCAGTGTACACgggaaacaattgattcacaatcagATCTGCTCgatttaatatattttattggATTTTTAATAGCAAAATTTTTATTATCGATGATACAATATATTGTTTTTAGGATCAATAATTAAATGAATTATTAATGTGGTATTCTGAACAATACACATACTATACAATTTATTGTTTCCATTTTTATCAGCTACGATTCttttatttacaatttattgTAAACAAGATGGTCACATTTTTTTAATAGTCTAGAACATTATATTGATAAGTATTCCTAAAATCACTGCGAAGTTTTGGATGGTTTTGTAACAATGAACCGTATtgttttttacaatattttctaTTCGGGCCGGGAACGATGCATGTAAACATCAGAACTAAATATGACTCGAATTTTTTGTAGGTGTGATTCTTTTGGGTATGTAATTCAAATTTACAAATTACCAAATATTTCTGTCTTGATtaatttagaataaaaattttgttctCCGTGtttgcaaagcaaagcaaagtcttgcctttatattccttttgtggaatttgatctttctgtttcaacagacttcgaagccgattcttagcgtacagaatcattacatggtATGATACTACGAtcgtactgacactaagaatccttccaagtcgggatAAGAATATACGACAGGTGGCTTGTAAGCCAGCGCCCcaagcattgaaccgccaacccgggacaattgatTGCAACTGTACGTTTCGTTAGTTCTTTTTTAAACAGAGTATAAGCACTTATTTTAGAGGCTGCAAACAACtatttatttcattgaattagtgacaaaagaaaaagtGGTTTAATgtatagcaaatattgttgctaCAAACTACAAAATTAGATATCGGGTATTTCTCAGTAAATTTGTTTGTTTCTATAaatgttttgataaaaataacaaatattttatttgcgCGTTCCTACCGATTTTTTTAGATAAAGAAATAATGTATagtgctttgaatttataaGATAGGCAGTCGAAATAGATAATAAGGTCTAAACCTAAAATGATTAATATTTCAAcatacgcttttgtttgttaaaatcatacatttttgattatcaataagaaaaaaacagatttctttcaaattaatttCCAAGGCAATCTTTTAAACTAATTCCATTTCGATTTTTATCCATTTTAAAATTGTCAAATGCTTTCAACAGCATTTGGGCCCTTTTGTCGTAAGACGATCGAGTTTTTGACATGTCACAATCAACTGGTTTGTTAATTTTTATTCTATCCAATCAATCGGTGCTCTAACAGTCCAGTCAAGATAGAGATCCTACATTGAATATTTTATGTGAATAAACTAGCTATCTGAAGTTTTGCAGGTTTAGTACTATGTTGAATTATCCATACGTACACTTAAATTGCTTAAAAGTTCCAAGGAAACGAGATAGGCACATAAATTTTCTTTCCAAAACACCTGCAAACTTTTTCTATTATCCATGATAGAGAAACTTTTCGGTTTATAAAGAACAAAACTGAAACGGTttattcaaacaataaacttagttgtatcattacacaaatacgATGATGGATGAAATGaatcatcaatttttttcttgatataaatgTAAAACATGATTGAATCAATAAATACATTGCCAATAACATCAACTCAATttttgttgacatgtaataaaggGTTAAttcatttcaacaaaaaaaaaactgaaaatatcatattTTCGTTAACTAGGATCAGAATTTAGCTTCAAATCAAAGAGATATATTTGTTGATGTAGCTTGAAattaactaactatttattacatgtcaacaaaagttgagttgatgttatTGGCAATGTATTTGTTGATTCAATCATGCTTTCACTTcgtataaaaaaatcttacttctaTCAACGATATCATTTTTGTAATGTTTATTGTTTGAATGATCcgtatcagttttatttcttataacCCAGAGAATTTTTCTCTCTCGTGAATAATCATAAAAGTTTGCACGTGTTTTAAAAAGTAAATTGATCTCTTCTTTCGTTCTCTTGGGACTTTGATATGTTTATCAAAATACtgattgaaataaactaatccTCTCTtagcaaaaaaatatcttgttatgaagtttcaaacaaaaatatcaaaccagattttctcctgtcactgtttCAATATAATTAATCGTTTGTTGAACCCTAATTTTACAATATTTACaattatttttctctgcgtgagcGTAGTAAATCCTACTGGGACGCGTTCACAGCTTCTACATCGAAACGCATTCAATTTTTCAGTGTTGTAATTTTCTGgacttattttttatttttatattaacACCGACAGCTCATGAATAGTCCataggaataatttttttttctatctccttaataaaattttgaatgattatTCCTACAGTTGTTACATCATACAAAGCCGATTTCTAGGTAAGCAATCATTCCTAAATATATAGTTGTTTTATAAGCAACAAATATTATGTGAGcaatttttgtttattggtTTACTTGCGATTGTTTTTCTTTAATCAGAACCGCTAAGATATGTCTGACGAAGAGTCATTCATCGTGCTGGGATCGACGCCGACTCCGTCAATGGAGTTTTATAAACCGGAAGATAGCATTCCTCCATCTAGCAAGTTAATGGAAACTTCTTCGACGCAGATTAATTCTAATAATTTCAGTTTGATTCAAGCAGATGAGTCATTGAATGGTGCCATatcaatgcatgaaaatcaaccTTTGTCGAAGAATAACACAAATAGCATAGGCAATTCCCTGGCAGCAAGTGTCATCATGGGTGAAACCAAACCAAGCCTGCTGCAAGTTTTTCCCAGTTTGATGAGTTCGTCACTATCGATCGACGAGGTTCAAACAttgcaacatttggtggatgagTATGGCAAAATGAAGGAAAGTCTGCAGAATTCAAATGTCGCGATGAGGAAGAATTTCGTGAACATTCAAAAGTGGCAAGATGAAGTTAAGGTAAAATTTCTAGACCAGGAACGAGCAATCGACGGACT comes from Malaya genurostris strain Urasoe2022 chromosome 3, Malgen_1.1, whole genome shotgun sequence and encodes:
- the LOC131434223 gene encoding uncharacterized protein LOC131434223; the protein is MASDSLMNESLATCLMCGGPEEDDTHMVSCNECKLWAHFKCAKVTEEVKKVDWYCHKCIASRDSLLDVPKPKKGSKKGSKKGDTDSVHSAGSSVAKHVEQLEQEHKEREEAMFNDLTIRTKKLELSRKLKQKQLLLEKEMREKELELEREMQDLQLKQEQELLDRQLAAEKEFFEKRQEIRRKREESLQKVKESSDKPATGGGKPAGKAGKGGKLVLAGGAGVSEKKPNIPAGSASLVQSWLLEHLLKGNQLPEEQPEESESSDSEEDETDDDSEEDSDPEEARRPDEPELSKPAPSTVGSKRSSGHGPGPHVKVTKDQLAARQGASRHLPTFSGEPEVWPLFISSFEYSTEACGYTNIDNLKRLQDSLKGNALEAVRSRLILPASVPDVINDLRNLFGNPQKLLKTLMAKVRNAPAPRIDRLESFIHFGITVKQLCDHLEAAGLKKHLSNPMLVDELVEKLPTSYKLDWVRYKRGKRGASLKTFSGFMQDIVADVSEVSDFPSCSRSEPARTGKEKSRKKEFVHLHDDSKKEEQKPSESSESSGKPCWYCKRTDHRVRACDDFKKMNVSERLKAVEKLKLCTLCLSNHGNSRCNFKLRCTVKDCGGNHHHLLHRREESVQLMEVACNSHSVHRTVIFRMVPVTLIVGKLAVRTLAFLDEGSTTTLMEERIAGKLKAKGKAEPLIVSWTGDIKRHENGSRIINLQITANGSSEPLPLKNVRTVSKLMLPKQNVKFADVTARYPHLAGLSVADHSSEEPAILIGLDNLHLFAPLESRVGKAGEPIAVRSELGWTVYGPEKQKPYAETFLNLHVAKPASNQELHDMMREQYVLDEVGVTSFGVPESVEDQRARAILQTTTARVGDRFQTGLLWREDERRFPDSYPMAVRRMKALERKLEKDSGLKENVCRQIDEYQAKGYAHKATTQELAEIPSTVAWYLPLNVVLNPRKPDKVRLVWDAAASVNGVSLNTELLKGPDMLVSLPGVISRFRERPVAFGGDIAEMYHQIRVRPEDKSAQRFLFRKDPEENPQVYMMDVLTFGSTCSPCSAQYVKNLNAEQYSAEFPEAAEAILHRHYVDDYYDSTDTVEDAIRRAKEVQYIHDHGGFHIRNWVSNSKAFLDELGERKTSASVHFNRDKTTEYERVLGIVWEPEQDVFSFATSSNTGLQEAVQSGERPTKRKVLSCVMALFDPLGLLSPFTVLGRMLVQDIWRHGCDWDECIDNVSHQKWTRWSGLLSDIERFKIPRSYFGSAKSGEIEDVQLHIFTDASETAYGCVAYFRAVIGGEVRCALVMSRSKVAPLKQLSIPRLELQGAVLGARLAQTVQQNHSLRISKQFFWTDSQTVLSWIRSDQRRYKQFVGFRIGEIMSLTKLTEWCWVPTKLNVADQLTKWGKDLELLSDSSWVRGPNFLYEKEEDWPRKSMPPANTAEELRVHLLLHDVAVAESLLDFRRFSKWTVLVRTMATVYRFISNCRRKAKGLPTETLRSTEGQKPTTTKKAIRSIRVPLRQEEYQKAERSVLKMAQVEAYIDELKVLLKNRDRPTSQWQTVEKSSALHRLTPLVEEDGLIRMEGRSANAEFLPFDLRFPVIVPDEHPVAKLLVEHYHKRFGHGYRDTVKNELRQRFHIPKINAVVRKVTSCCVWCRVHRSRPQAPRMAPLPVQRLTPYLRAFSYVGVDYLGPFEVTVGRRKEKRWVVLFTCLVIRAVHVEVAHSLTTQSCLMAIRRFICRRGTPIEFFSDNGTNLRGASKEIVGICYTIGLDCADEFTNAQTKWTFNPPAAPHMGGVWERLVRSIKEALQALNNGRRLTDEILQTSIVEAEEMVNSRPLTYVSEQSSEAEVLTPNKFLRNFSPIDRDALPSPVKAAEALRDSFKRSQELAEEMWKRWITEYIPTVNQRTKWFKESRPLKAGDLVYVVEGTSRKSWVRGIVEQPIVAGDGRIRQALVRTKNGVFKRAAVNLAVLELDDGNTGLETGSQPGLRAGEMFGTTPSATLPAADAVDVVDV